GCGAACGCGCTGGCGTCGGGAATGCCGATCGTATCGCCGGTGTCCAGATTGCGCGCGCCGAACGCGGTGCGCACCGGTTTCTTTTCTTTGACGAGACGGTCACGTTCCTTGGGTGCCACACCGATCAGATACGCCACCCACTGCGACGTCGCAGCGAACTGGGACTGCACGCCGTACGGGACGACGATCGTCGTGTCGCGCGTGCCACCGCGAAGCCGCAGCTCATTCTCCTCGTTCACCCGATTCACACCATAGGCCAGCCAGCGACCGCTCGGTGCCAATCGGGCCGCCGTCAGCGACTCCCACGTGCCGTAGTCCTGCGCGGTGAGCGTCGGCTTGCCCTGAGCCATCGCTGGAAAGGCGAAGCCGACGGGAAGCACGAGGGCGGCGAACCATTGAGCGGCAAACCGAGTGGTCATCTGGAAGTTCTGGGGAGCGAGACGGTCGGGCTGATCGCCCGATGCTACGATGACACGCGAGAGCGCACAATGGTTCAGGCGTATACAATGGACAGCAGAATAGGACCGACGGTCCGAACTCACTTTCTAACGGTCTAAACACGTATTTCTCGCTTGACACCGCATCGCCCCGCTTCGAATACTTCGCGGATCCAAAGTGCCTTCGCGTTCGTTTCTGAGTGTGCCGCCCTCCTGCACGCTCCCGGCGGCCGCCTTTGGACATGACACGTGGCAACGGAGTAGCGGTATGGCGGCGAATCAGACCTCAGAACACAACACGGGCAATGCGTACGGCCGCGATCAGCGAGCGGCCACGCCGTTGATGACGCTCACCTACCGCAGTCGCGCGACATCACCGCTTTCCGAAACGCAGCTCGGCGACTTGCAGCACAATGCCGCGGCGCGTAATCGCGCCGAAGGGATCACCGGCATGATGGTCTACAACGATGACCGCTTCTTTCAGTGGCTCGAGGGGCCGCCGGCGAGCATCGCCCGCATCTGGTCGTCCATCAGCCGCGACCCGCGACACGCCGACATCGAAGCGATCTCGGTGCACACCGCCCCCACGCGGTTGTTCGCGAACTGGAGCCTGAAGCTCGCCACCGGTCAGGCGGATCCCTTCGTCAGCGAAGTCACCGCCGCCGCCGTGTCGTCCAGCAACGCGGCAGCCGAGCGATTGGCCGCCCTCGCGATTGCGACCGAACCAACGGAAGCCCGCCTGCTGCTGAACGCCGCCTACGCCGAGTTTTGCTCGATACCGGTGCTCATTGAGCTGCTCATCGAACCCGCCGCGCGCTGCCTCGGCGATTTATGGGCCGACGACAACTGCGGAGAATACGAAGTCACGCTCGGACTGTGCCGCCTGCAGACGTTCCTGCGCGAAGTCGCCGCCGACAGCGTACAGCAACACATCGAGCATCCGCTGGTGGTGCTCGTCGCCCCGTTGCCCGGGGAGATCCATATGCTCGGCGCCACGCTCGACGCTGAAGCGCTCTGGCAGGCCGGCCACGACACCCGTATCCGCTTTCCGTCCACGGAGCAGGCCCTCGAGCACATCGTGGCGACGAATTGGTTCGACGCCGTCGATCTGTCGCTCAGCCCTGCGTTCAGCCGCGAGCATCGCATCGACCGCATGAGTCACATCATCGACTCGGTACGCCGGGCCTCGAAGAACCCGGCGCTCGTGGTGATCGCCGGTGGACGCGCATTCTACGATCGCACCGCGTCGAGCGCCGATGTGCACTCCGATGGCAGCTCGACGTCGGCGGCGCATTTGTCCGCCGACATCGCCCGCGCCCGCGGCGAACACGTCTAGAAACGCGTCAACACGCGTCAACACGCGTCGTCGGCGTCAGCGCAGACGGTACAGCGCCGCATCGGGATCAGCGACCCCCTGCAAGGCGGCTGCGATCACTTGAGACGCGATCATGCTGTAGGTGATCCCGTTGCCACCGAATCCCGCCACCACCCATGTGTGTCGCGTGCCGGGCAGTCGGTCGATCAGCGGCAACGCCGTCGTAGATTCACCGAACGCCCCACCCCACGCGTGACTCACGCGGAATCGGGTGTCTGGCATCAGCGCGTGCACGTCGCGTTGTATCGCGCGTGTTTTCGCCGCCAATCGACGCGCGACGGTGTAGGCGCTCGCAGCGTCCTCGTCACGACCCCCGGCGATCAGTCTGCCGTCGGCGGTCGTGCGCAGGTACAGATACGGATCTGATGCTTCCCACACCACCGTGTGGGCGAGCCACGACGGGAATGCGGCGTTCGGCGCACTCGCCACCGCCCACGTGGAGTGGATGCGATGATCTCGCCTGGGTACCAGTGTGGGGACCTCGTAGCCCGTGCAGAACACGACTTGATTGGCGTACACGCGCGGTCCGTTCGACGTGGCCAGTTCGACGCCGTGCGCGCCGCTGTCCACACCGGTCACGTTCACGCCGGACAGGATGCGCCCGCCCCGCGCCACGATGCGTCGGAGCAGTGCGGCGGTGAGCTGCGCGGGATCGGCGGTCGCCGAACCCGGACTCACAATGGCACCGGTACGCGAGATGCCATAGCGCGCCCGCAGCGTGGCGGCAGAGAGAAACGCGCCCGGCACGCCCGCCTTCTCCCGCGCCTCGACCTCGGCGGCAAGTGCCCGCGCACCGTAGGCATCGCCAGCCAGGTACAGACTGTCGCGCGCACCGAACGCGCAGCGAATTCGCGCCCGATGCACGAGGCCGCCCAGGTCTCGCACGGCGCGCACCGAACGGCGATACGCGCGCGACGCGGCAGACCACCCGATGGTGCGTGCCAAACGATGGAGCGGCAAGTCGATCTCGAACTGCAGCAACGCGGTCGAGGCCAGCGTGCTGCCCATCATTGGCGGTCGTCGATCCACCATCGTGACGGCACGTCCCGCGTTGATCAACGCGTGCGCCACCAGCGCGCCGCTGATGCCGGTACCGACCACCACGACATCGTCGATGATCTCCCGAACGACACCGGGATCGATCAGCGTATGCCGCACGGCGGTGCCCGACGAATCGGCCCAGAGCGAGCGCCCGCGTCGGAGGCGACGGTGGGCGGTGGCCGAACCCGCGCTATCCACCGACCACCGATCCCAGCACACTGATCAGCAAGGCCACGACCGACGTGTTGAACACCCACGCAATCACGCCGTGCATCAGCGCCGTGCGACGGATGCGCCGACCGCGAATCGCTACGTCCGACGTCTGCGCCGTCATGCCGACGACAAACGCGAAGTAGGCAAAGTCGAGATAGTCCGGCAGCCCCTCGGTACCTGGAAAGTCCAGGGGACCGTTCTCAGCCAACGCCGTGGGCGATGCGTCGTGATACAGATGCGCATAACGCAAGGTGAACACGGTGTGAATC
The Gemmatimonas sp. DNA segment above includes these coding regions:
- a CDS encoding BLUF domain-containing protein, giving the protein MAANQTSEHNTGNAYGRDQRAATPLMTLTYRSRATSPLSETQLGDLQHNAAARNRAEGITGMMVYNDDRFFQWLEGPPASIARIWSSISRDPRHADIEAISVHTAPTRLFANWSLKLATGQADPFVSEVTAAAVSSSNAAAERLAALAIATEPTEARLLLNAAYAEFCSIPVLIELLIEPAARCLGDLWADDNCGEYEVTLGLCRLQTFLREVAADSVQQHIEHPLVVLVAPLPGEIHMLGATLDAEALWQAGHDTRIRFPSTEQALEHIVATNWFDAVDLSLSPAFSREHRIDRMSHIIDSVRRASKNPALVVIAGGRAFYDRTASSADVHSDGSSTSAAHLSADIARARGEHV
- a CDS encoding FAD-dependent oxidoreductase, translating into MDSAGSATAHRRLRRGRSLWADSSGTAVRHTLIDPGVVREIIDDVVVVGTGISGALVAHALINAGRAVTMVDRRPPMMGSTLASTALLQFEIDLPLHRLARTIGWSAASRAYRRSVRAVRDLGGLVHRARIRCAFGARDSLYLAGDAYGARALAAEVEAREKAGVPGAFLSAATLRARYGISRTGAIVSPGSATADPAQLTAALLRRIVARGGRILSGVNVTGVDSGAHGVELATSNGPRVYANQVVFCTGYEVPTLVPRRDHRIHSTWAVASAPNAAFPSWLAHTVVWEASDPYLYLRTTADGRLIAGGRDEDAASAYTVARRLAAKTRAIQRDVHALMPDTRFRVSHAWGGAFGESTTALPLIDRLPGTRHTWVVAGFGGNGITYSMIASQVIAAALQGVADPDAALYRLR